The following are encoded in a window of Sporosarcina luteola genomic DNA:
- a CDS encoding CBS domain-containing protein yields the protein MTVKNSERFIVAYNRIEKTLSEKADGDEYSPFYRLIDKVKITNSVVRKYEDDLRELGDLRNAIVHNRTDIDYVIAEPHDEIVERIELIEQKLSNPLRVGALFGCKVHTLQAEDPLTAALKLMAESRFTQIPFYQNGKFKGLVTAADITYWLAGHSTEDSISREIPTLSEVYNYEDRNEPFEFVDKDLSVYEAEDYFKRAISRGVRLEALLITENGHADGELIGIIRPFDVLKIK from the coding sequence ATGACTGTGAAAAATTCAGAGCGTTTTATTGTCGCTTATAACCGGATTGAGAAAACACTTTCTGAAAAAGCGGATGGCGATGAGTATTCCCCATTTTACCGCCTGATTGATAAAGTGAAGATTACAAACTCCGTTGTTCGTAAATACGAAGATGATTTGCGGGAGCTTGGAGATTTGCGTAATGCAATCGTCCATAATCGAACAGACATCGACTATGTGATTGCAGAACCCCATGATGAAATTGTGGAGCGCATCGAATTGATTGAACAGAAACTAAGCAATCCACTTCGTGTAGGTGCTCTTTTCGGCTGTAAAGTACATACTTTGCAAGCGGAGGATCCATTAACTGCGGCATTGAAATTGATGGCCGAAAGCAGGTTCACCCAAATCCCATTTTATCAGAATGGTAAATTCAAGGGCTTGGTTACGGCTGCAGATATCACCTATTGGTTGGCGGGCCATTCGACAGAAGACTCCATTTCCCGGGAAATACCGACACTTTCCGAGGTTTACAATTATGAAGATCGTAATGAGCCATTTGAATTTGTCGACAAAGACCTTTCTGTGTATGAAGCTGAAGATTATTTCAAGCGGGCGATTTCAAGAGGTGTCCGTTTGGAAGCATTGCTCATTACAGAAAACGGTCATGCTGATGGAGAATTGATTGGGATCATTAGACCTTTTGATGTGCTGAAGATAAAATAA
- a CDS encoding dicarboxylate/amino acid:cation symporter, with the protein MAKKLKAYRFPLILLASIIIGSVIGLIFGEKASVIKPFGDLFLNSLFMIVVPLVFFSISSAVANMDSMKRLGKIMGSMLSVFIITGIIASITMLVAVVIFPVGSGVDVPMEIVENTEVLSLSDQLVNTFTVPDFVNLFSRKHMLALIVFSVLLGIATGLTGEAGKPFARFLESGSEIFMKVIQLVMYYAPIGLGAYFAALIGDFGGELIGDYAQAFILYYPVAFLYFVIGFTLYAFIAGGKTGVVRFWKNILAPAATALGTGSSFATLPINLQAAKQIGVPKDIRETVLPLGATIHMDGSCLSAILKIAFVFGVFNMDFTGISTFLTAIAISLLSGVVMSGIPGGGFIGEMVIVTLYGLPIQALPMISAIGVVVDPPATMVNATGDTVASMLVTRQLEGKDWMDNVSVE; encoded by the coding sequence ATGGCGAAAAAATTAAAAGCGTATCGTTTTCCACTCATTCTTCTAGCTTCCATCATCATCGGATCCGTTATTGGGCTAATTTTCGGAGAAAAGGCCAGTGTCATTAAACCGTTCGGGGATTTATTCTTAAATTCACTATTCATGATTGTTGTTCCACTTGTGTTCTTCTCCATTTCGTCAGCTGTCGCGAATATGGATAGCATGAAACGCCTTGGAAAAATCATGGGTTCCATGCTATCGGTATTTATTATTACAGGGATCATTGCATCCATCACGATGTTAGTGGCCGTTGTTATTTTCCCGGTTGGCTCCGGGGTGGATGTTCCTATGGAGATTGTTGAAAACACGGAAGTTCTGTCGTTATCCGATCAACTCGTAAATACTTTTACAGTACCGGACTTTGTAAATTTATTTTCACGTAAACATATGCTTGCATTAATCGTATTCTCGGTGTTATTAGGAATCGCGACTGGGTTGACCGGCGAAGCTGGCAAGCCATTTGCCCGCTTTTTAGAAAGCGGCTCTGAAATCTTCATGAAAGTGATTCAACTCGTCATGTATTATGCACCGATCGGCTTAGGCGCCTATTTCGCAGCACTTATCGGAGATTTCGGCGGAGAACTGATTGGTGATTATGCGCAAGCGTTCATCCTATATTACCCTGTTGCATTTCTATACTTTGTAATTGGATTCACGCTTTACGCATTCATTGCCGGTGGAAAAACAGGAGTTGTCCGTTTTTGGAAAAACATCCTTGCACCTGCGGCGACCGCACTTGGCACGGGGAGCAGTTTTGCAACCCTCCCTATCAACTTGCAGGCAGCAAAACAAATCGGCGTGCCAAAGGATATACGGGAAACCGTTTTGCCGCTCGGCGCGACAATTCATATGGATGGCTCTTGTCTGTCTGCCATTCTCAAAATCGCGTTCGTCTTCGGCGTGTTCAATATGGACTTTACAGGAATCAGCACTTTCCTAACAGCGATAGCGATCTCCTTACTGTCAGGTGTTGTGATGAGCGGAATTCCCGGCGGCGGGTTTATCGGTGAAATGGTCATCGTCACACTTTACGGCCTGCCGATCCAGGCATTGCCGATGATCTCAGCAATCGGCGTCGTTGTTGATCCACCTGCAACTATGGTCAACGCAACCGGAGACACAGTTGCAAGTATGCTTGTGACAAGGCAGTTGGAAGGAAAAGACTGGATGGATAATGTGAGTGTAGAATAA
- the dapF gene encoding diaminopimelate epimerase has protein sequence MKIPFTKMHGIGNNYIYIDAITHEFDDSIFNQLAINVSNVNTGIGSDGLIVIHRSDVADVGMRIFNKDGSEGQSCGNGLRCTAKYAYENHLVSTNVFRIETKAAIVTVEVYGDRECIDNVTVDLGSPFLNRSQIPMHGPDDNQVIAEEFHVAAHSLQVTALFLGNPNAVFFVDAIEEAPLHELGAIVTEDPRFPDRVNVGFVEIISSNEMNYRVWERGSGVTEACGTGASAAVVAAILNGYIGKGIDVKVHLSGGDLCIKWAGDDHVWMTGPAETTIQGVFHWKRRE, from the coding sequence ATGAAAATACCTTTTACGAAGATGCATGGAATTGGAAATAATTATATTTATATCGATGCGATCACACATGAATTCGATGATTCGATCTTCAATCAATTAGCGATAAACGTCTCAAATGTCAATACAGGCATAGGATCGGATGGACTTATTGTGATCCATCGGAGTGACGTGGCGGATGTCGGTATGCGGATCTTCAATAAGGATGGGTCGGAAGGACAAAGTTGCGGCAACGGCTTACGCTGCACAGCAAAATATGCTTATGAAAATCATCTAGTCTCTACTAACGTCTTCCGGATTGAAACGAAGGCGGCTATCGTAACTGTCGAAGTGTACGGCGATAGAGAGTGTATCGACAATGTGACAGTAGACTTAGGGTCGCCCTTCTTAAATCGGAGTCAAATTCCGATGCACGGTCCTGACGATAACCAAGTGATTGCAGAAGAATTTCACGTTGCGGCGCATTCGTTGCAAGTGACGGCATTATTTTTGGGCAATCCAAATGCTGTGTTTTTTGTCGATGCGATCGAGGAAGCACCTTTACACGAGTTGGGCGCAATCGTTACTGAAGATCCGCGTTTCCCGGATCGGGTGAATGTTGGATTTGTTGAAATCATTAGTAGCAATGAAATGAATTACAGAGTATGGGAACGAGGTTCCGGTGTAACAGAAGCTTGTGGAACAGGAGCAAGCGCAGCTGTCGTCGCAGCGATCTTAAACGGCTATATCGGTAAAGGTATCGATGTCAAAGTCCATTTGAGCGGCGGAGATCTATGCATTAAATGGGCTGGCGATGATCATGTTTGGATGACCGGACCGGCGGAGACTACGATTCAAGGAGTCTTCCACTGGAAGCGTCGGGAGTAA
- a CDS encoding D-cysteine desulfhydrase: MLLAKYPRRRYTHAKTPIEKLTHLTKLLNGPTIYIKRDDLLGLAGGGNKTRKLEFLIADAIRKGADTIVTGGALQSNHCRLTLAAAIKEGLKCQLVLEEGVATPYEPDANGNNLLFKLLGAESIKVVPYGSDMLAETHAFAEELTMAGRTPYVIPIGGSNALGSVGYAACAQEILQQTFEEGLVLDDVVVASGSGGTQAGLIVGFHASSAPINVHGINVSRPNETQIPIITNLVQHTADYLNVSDNHLADRVHCYDSYVGEGYTIPTQGMIEAVQMLARTEGILLDSVYTGKVMAGLIDLIRKGAFKKEDNILFIHTGGSTSLYANPTLFDDDLFVL, from the coding sequence ATGTTACTAGCAAAGTACCCGAGAAGAAGGTACACACACGCAAAAACACCAATAGAAAAGTTAACTCATCTAACCAAGCTATTGAACGGTCCTACAATCTATATAAAACGGGATGATTTACTAGGACTTGCCGGTGGCGGGAATAAGACGAGAAAACTGGAATTCCTAATTGCCGATGCGATACGCAAAGGGGCAGACACGATTGTCACCGGTGGCGCTCTCCAATCAAACCATTGCCGACTCACGTTAGCCGCCGCCATTAAGGAAGGGTTAAAATGCCAGCTAGTTTTGGAGGAAGGTGTTGCGACTCCTTATGAGCCGGATGCAAACGGCAATAACCTGCTATTTAAATTACTAGGTGCCGAGTCTATCAAAGTTGTTCCGTATGGCTCGGATATGCTAGCGGAAACGCACGCATTCGCCGAGGAATTAACCATGGCGGGCAGGACACCTTATGTAATTCCGATCGGAGGATCGAATGCATTGGGGTCGGTTGGCTATGCAGCGTGTGCCCAAGAGATCCTGCAACAAACTTTTGAAGAGGGGCTTGTACTTGACGATGTAGTCGTTGCGAGTGGAAGCGGTGGAACACAGGCGGGGTTGATTGTCGGTTTCCATGCAAGCAGTGCGCCTATTAACGTGCATGGCATCAATGTTTCCAGACCAAACGAAACACAGATCCCGATCATTACAAATCTTGTGCAGCATACAGCGGATTATTTAAATGTATCAGACAATCACTTAGCAGATCGTGTCCACTGCTACGACAGCTATGTTGGCGAGGGCTACACTATTCCGACACAAGGGATGATTGAAGCGGTACAAATGTTGGCGAGAACGGAGGGCATCCTACTCGATTCCGTTTACACAGGAAAAGTGATGGCAGGACTCATCGACTTGATTCGAAAGGGAGCATTCAAGAAAGAAGACAACATCCTGTTTATTCATACAGGTGGGTCTACGTCGTTATATGCAAATCCTACCCTGTTCGATGATGATTTATTTGTGTTATGA
- a CDS encoding DnaB helicase C-terminal domain-containing protein encodes MRKNKFPLAVSFSQTRIYIGDERSGQYMLAQLELIVSKNRNGPVGTAYAAYNKFTGEVIGIGTDSERAIS; translated from the coding sequence TTGAGAAAAAATAAATTTCCTCTCGCAGTATCCTTTTCCCAAACTCGCATCTATATAGGGGATGAAAGGTCTGGTCAATACATGCTCGCGCAGTTGGAATTGATCGTGTCGAAGAACAGGAATGGTCCGGTGGGGACTGCTTATGCGGCTTACAATAAATTTACTGGGGAGGTCATTGGAATTGGAACTGACAGTGAAAGAGCTATTTCATGA
- the gltS gene encoding sodium/glutamate symporter translates to MIELNQISTLFLAAALYLLGTALVNRIGILDRFLIPAPVVGGLLFAIVALILKSTGIIEISLDTSLQSLFMVAFFTTVGLGASFKLIKLGGKLLLIYLLLCGVTVFMQNVIGVSLAKVFNIDPLLGVMSGAVSMSGGHGGAAAYGQTIEGLGITSAVTIGMAAATLGLICGSLSGGPIARHLIGKHGLKPQEGVVAEYMEEDEKPISQHSFMIQVTMITLAMAGGIVLGDLFTEATGFVLPGYIGAMFFAVLIRNIMDRFLPGTVNMKEINLIGDVSLAIFLSMALMSIKLWELAGLALPLIGIIFVQVVFIVGFSVFIMFRALGKDYDAAVMISGFLGHGLGATPNAMANMGATVNKFGPSRTAFLVVPIVGAFLMDVVFSAPIIITTINLLAPK, encoded by the coding sequence ATGATTGAACTCAACCAGATATCAACCTTATTTCTAGCGGCGGCACTGTACCTGCTCGGCACAGCGCTTGTCAACCGGATCGGCATCCTTGACCGGTTCCTCATTCCTGCGCCGGTCGTTGGCGGTCTACTGTTCGCGATTGTCGCACTCATTTTGAAATCTACCGGCATTATCGAGATTTCATTGGATACATCCTTGCAGTCCTTGTTCATGGTAGCCTTTTTCACGACAGTTGGACTGGGTGCAAGTTTTAAGCTGATCAAACTTGGCGGCAAGCTACTACTCATCTATTTACTGCTGTGTGGCGTAACCGTTTTCATGCAGAACGTCATCGGCGTCTCACTTGCAAAAGTGTTCAATATTGATCCGCTGCTTGGCGTAATGAGCGGCGCTGTTTCGATGAGCGGAGGGCACGGAGGAGCGGCTGCATACGGTCAGACGATCGAGGGTCTCGGCATTACTTCCGCTGTGACAATCGGGATGGCAGCAGCAACACTCGGATTGATTTGCGGCAGCCTGTCAGGCGGTCCGATCGCCCGGCACCTAATTGGCAAACATGGCCTGAAACCGCAAGAAGGCGTAGTGGCTGAGTATATGGAAGAGGATGAAAAGCCGATCAGCCAACATTCATTCATGATTCAAGTGACAATGATCACATTAGCGATGGCAGGCGGAATAGTCCTTGGCGACCTGTTCACCGAAGCAACCGGCTTTGTCTTGCCCGGTTATATAGGCGCAATGTTCTTCGCGGTGCTCATCCGCAACATCATGGACCGTTTCCTGCCGGGAACTGTCAACATGAAGGAAATCAATCTCATCGGAGACGTGTCACTCGCCATCTTCCTATCCATGGCACTCATGAGCATTAAACTATGGGAACTCGCGGGTCTAGCACTTCCGCTCATCGGCATTATCTTCGTTCAAGTGGTCTTCATTGTCGGATTCTCCGTGTTCATCATGTTCCGAGCACTCGGCAAGGATTATGACGCAGCGGTAATGATTTCCGGTTTCCTTGGACATGGACTCGGTGCCACACCAAACGCGATGGCCAATATGGGTGCAACTGTCAATAAGTTCGGACCTTCACGCACCGCGTTCCTAGTCGTCCCAATCGTAGGCGCGTTTCTAATGGACGTCGTCTTCAGCGCACCGATCATCATCACAACAATTAACTTGTTGGCACCTAAGTGA
- a CDS encoding GntR family transcriptional regulator, protein MLVITQTILTTSITTQVTNAIRTAIITGEYEPGKQLSEAALSQTYKVSRTPIREALKQLEREGLVEIIPRVGTCVLKPTEKDLDELFTVKEALEGFAAGVLTESGNEEAIEKVKESVALMEKAVGEKDHKLFVESNNQFHKAILDGANNSKMGYFYNLLLNQIPYNGYVYLSIDVPNRLEESLKEHQRILAAILSGDREAAEKTMRMHVKESAKGLKKGIAKKLYNDN, encoded by the coding sequence GTGTTAGTCATCACTCAAACGATATTAACAACAAGTATCACGACTCAAGTAACCAATGCGATACGTACAGCAATCATTACGGGAGAATACGAACCTGGTAAACAATTGTCTGAAGCTGCATTATCACAGACGTATAAGGTGAGCAGGACCCCGATTAGGGAAGCGTTAAAGCAACTAGAACGTGAGGGCTTAGTTGAAATAATCCCACGCGTTGGAACATGCGTACTGAAACCGACGGAAAAAGATTTGGATGAATTATTTACGGTGAAAGAAGCTTTGGAAGGCTTTGCAGCAGGCGTCCTTACGGAAAGTGGAAACGAGGAAGCGATCGAAAAAGTTAAAGAATCAGTAGCTTTAATGGAGAAAGCTGTAGGGGAAAAAGATCATAAACTGTTTGTTGAATCAAATAATCAATTCCACAAAGCAATTCTAGATGGAGCTAATAACTCTAAGATGGGGTATTTCTACAATCTATTATTAAATCAAATTCCATACAATGGATATGTTTACCTAAGTATCGATGTTCCTAACCGTTTGGAAGAATCTCTGAAGGAACATCAACGTATATTGGCCGCCATCCTAAGTGGGGATCGGGAGGCAGCCGAAAAAACGATGCGAATGCATGTGAAAGAGAGCGCAAAGGGATTGAAAAAAGGGATAGCGAAAAAGTTGTATAACGATAACTGA
- a CDS encoding LLM class flavin-dependent oxidoreductase: protein MKFGIFANLAGPGRHDEYYKVLDEARDQAIYCDENGYDTIWYTEHHFGHEGNELISNPLMMGADIAARTKNIRIGQAANVATFWHPLRLAEDIAMLDQLSKGRVEVGLARGLYGREAANLNPLADPKNNDQNRALFEETLEIMKKAWSNRFFSHEGDIYKYPPEGLKWSHPMSPASPEFMDMEKGEINKISIMPNTYQNRMPTIWQTIDSPRSIEIAAETGINGMFWMPTVKELKGRFELYREKASKARGYGVPLGEGIALVRDVYVAETMEQAREDAAEAVLNTYRWICHWRGLGNLMDPGEEVKLGQQLTYEFLHPRNLLFGTPEYVTEKIQELQEELNLQNLLLWVNHSHLPHEKMMKSLKLFTEEVMPNFTKSKQGVL, encoded by the coding sequence ATGAAGTTCGGAATTTTTGCAAACCTAGCGGGGCCAGGTCGTCATGACGAGTATTACAAAGTATTGGATGAGGCGCGTGACCAAGCAATCTATTGTGATGAAAACGGTTACGATACCATTTGGTACACAGAACATCACTTCGGTCATGAAGGAAATGAATTGATTTCAAATCCACTGATGATGGGTGCAGACATTGCAGCTAGAACAAAAAATATTCGCATCGGTCAGGCAGCGAATGTCGCTACGTTTTGGCATCCATTGCGCTTGGCTGAGGATATTGCCATGTTGGACCAATTGAGCAAAGGACGCGTGGAAGTTGGTTTAGCACGGGGACTATACGGTCGTGAAGCAGCTAATCTAAATCCATTAGCAGATCCGAAAAACAATGATCAAAACCGCGCTTTGTTTGAAGAAACGTTGGAGATTATGAAGAAGGCATGGTCCAATCGCTTCTTTTCACATGAAGGGGATATTTACAAGTATCCGCCAGAAGGATTGAAATGGAGTCACCCAATGAGTCCAGCGTCTCCCGAATTCATGGATATGGAAAAAGGTGAAATCAATAAAATTTCGATTATGCCAAACACCTACCAAAATCGAATGCCTACGATTTGGCAAACGATTGATTCCCCGCGTTCAATTGAAATTGCGGCTGAAACCGGCATCAACGGGATGTTCTGGATGCCTACAGTGAAAGAGCTGAAAGGGCGTTTTGAATTATATCGTGAAAAAGCCTCGAAAGCACGTGGCTACGGAGTGCCGCTAGGCGAAGGGATTGCACTTGTCCGCGATGTGTATGTAGCAGAAACGATGGAGCAAGCTCGTGAAGACGCCGCCGAAGCAGTACTGAACACATATCGATGGATTTGCCACTGGAGGGGTCTTGGAAATCTGATGGATCCAGGTGAAGAAGTGAAACTTGGCCAACAGTTAACGTATGAATTCCTTCATCCGCGAAACCTATTATTCGGTACACCGGAGTATGTGACAGAAAAAATCCAGGAACTACAAGAAGAGTTGAATTTACAAAATCTATTGCTCTGGGTAAACCATAGTCATTTGCCGCATGAGAAAATGATGAAGAGTCTGAAGTTATTCACAGAAGAGGTAATGCCTAATTTCACAAAAAGTAAACAGGGGGTACTGTAA
- a CDS encoding amino acid synthesis family protein, which translates to MLEIRKVYTAIEETRIEGGKQIEDPIKMITTMLVMKNPWVKRGFVEDLMPEINEYAPQIGELLVAELFKHIETADDVEAFGKAAVVGVDGEMEHASAFIHTLKFGNKFRDAVEGKSILPFTNKRGGAGTAVLIPMVHKNEDSKRSHFLTFEATIPDAPRADEIVVAISVSTGGRPHPRTGDRHQDMVEMGLV; encoded by the coding sequence ATGCTAGAAATTCGTAAAGTATATACAGCGATTGAGGAAACACGTATTGAGGGCGGAAAGCAAATCGAAGATCCGATTAAAATGATCACAACGATGTTAGTGATGAAAAACCCATGGGTCAAGAGAGGTTTTGTTGAGGATTTGATGCCTGAAATCAACGAATATGCACCGCAGATCGGTGAATTGCTAGTGGCGGAACTGTTTAAGCATATTGAAACGGCAGACGATGTTGAAGCATTCGGTAAAGCCGCTGTTGTCGGAGTGGATGGGGAAATGGAGCATGCATCTGCCTTTATTCATACCTTAAAGTTTGGTAACAAGTTCCGAGATGCGGTGGAAGGCAAGAGCATTTTGCCGTTCACAAATAAACGTGGCGGTGCAGGGACAGCGGTCCTTATTCCGATGGTGCATAAAAACGAAGATTCGAAACGCTCCCATTTCCTTACATTCGAAGCGACGATTCCGGATGCGCCAAGAGCAGATGAAATTGTTGTTGCGATTAGTGTATCGACAGGAGGACGTCCGCACCCAAGAACGGGAGATCGCCATCAAGATATGGTCGAGATGGGACTTGTCTAA
- a CDS encoding alpha/beta fold hydrolase — MPTFSYDQGTIHYEEKGMGEPLVFIHGVGLDHAMWEKQVKRLSEEYRVIVYDMLGHGGSSHPPGPYSLSQFVEQLTALVNGLGLDKIHLVGFSMGGMVAQAFALAHIEKMKTLTIMNAVANRTEEQRKAILARVEEVRKIGPETTIEPAIQRWFTPDYLTAQEGIVGRIRTRLQTNNPNSYLSAYTLFATADQELWGKLDQINIPTLVMTGEEDIGSTPEMAKQIQKKIAESELLVVPTMRHMLPVERPDIVNEAIHSFIGRTVFAR; from the coding sequence ATGCCAACGTTTTCGTATGATCAGGGGACCATTCATTATGAAGAAAAAGGAATGGGTGAACCGCTCGTTTTCATTCATGGAGTCGGCTTAGATCATGCAATGTGGGAGAAACAAGTGAAGCGTTTGTCTGAAGAGTACCGCGTAATTGTGTATGACATGTTAGGGCATGGGGGATCTTCGCATCCTCCCGGTCCTTATTCACTTTCCCAGTTTGTCGAACAACTTACTGCGCTTGTAAATGGCCTGGGCCTTGATAAAATTCACCTCGTCGGGTTTTCCATGGGCGGGATGGTTGCACAGGCATTTGCATTGGCACACATAGAGAAAATGAAAACGCTCACAATCATGAATGCGGTCGCAAATCGGACGGAAGAGCAACGAAAAGCAATTCTGGCACGGGTGGAAGAAGTGAGGAAAATTGGACCTGAAACTACGATTGAACCAGCGATTCAACGTTGGTTCACCCCTGACTATCTTACTGCTCAGGAAGGAATTGTCGGTCGAATCCGTACACGTCTTCAGACAAACAACCCGAATTCTTACCTATCTGCCTATACGTTGTTTGCAACGGCCGATCAGGAACTTTGGGGTAAACTGGATCAAATCAACATTCCGACATTGGTAATGACGGGGGAAGAGGATATCGGCTCTACACCCGAAATGGCGAAGCAAATCCAAAAGAAAATTGCTGAATCGGAATTGCTGGTTGTCCCTACTATGAGGCATATGCTTCCTGTTGAAAGACCGGATATCGTCAACGAAGCAATTCATTCATTCATCGGGAGAACAGTATTTGCGAGGTAA